From a region of the Phaeodactylum tricornutum CCAP 1055/1 chromosome 4, whole genome shotgun sequence genome:
- a CDS encoding predicted protein, which translates to MDTQIADIFGSIRESHDRKNLEKVQQDEDSPYLKIKFDRVSYSHHIPHDGDERGQIRKKLYISNVASENQKILPQREIREWAHDATGVDRELFFEAKSMDFKPRRQVKFFGSKITPGITSPEKSKAVKIGKSFKNSTSRLVVKGGKIVKEEAKVSHIGENTETFSKQCKSSIKHGGLTNSNPFSTERHYKKDQLGDSDGLFFVAEDEKIIEQARFLDEMTSPTTQVREQTPDKSSQETSHQSILDKLENEERLNWKADMTAIVFNDAHSSKLPHFSSRTSVIVHDGMLIKTKDVPTYRLSQTQSRDDWVGPTVINNKVRKKEYESENNEKREMKKKKAKGKDKQGKTEKRSSF; encoded by the coding sequence ATGGACACGCAGATTGCAGATATTTTCGGAAGCATCCGAGAAAGCCACGACAGGAAGAATCTAGAGAAAGTTCAGCAAGATGAAGATTCTCCCTATCTCAAAATCAAATTTGATCGGGTCTCATATTCTCATCACATCCCTCACGACGGGGATGAGCGCGGACAAATCCGAAAAAAACTCTACATCTCCAATGTTGCATCAGAGAACCAAAAAATTCTCCCGCAAAGAGAAATCCGAGAATGGGCGCATGATGCAACTGGCGTCGACAGGGAGTTGTTCTTTGAAGCAAAATCGATGGACTTCAAACCTCGACGACAGGTaaaattttttggatcgaaGATCACGCCTGGCATTACGAGTCCTGAAAAATCGAAAGCAGTAAAGATTGGGAAGAGCTTTAAAAATTCGACATCAAGATTGGTGGTGAAGGGGGGGAAAATCGtgaaagaagaagcgaaggTATCTCACATAGGTGAAAATACTGAGACATTTTCGAAACAATGCAAATCGTCGATCAAGCATGGGGGGCTAACCAATAGTAACCCATTCTCAACTGAGCGTCACTACAAAAAGGATCAATTGGGAGATTCAGATggccttttcttcgttgcCGAGGATGAGAAGATTATCGAGCAAGCAAGGTTCCTTGATGAAATGACATCGCCAACAACTCAGGTGAGGGAGCAAACGCCGGACAAAAGTAGCCAAGAGACCTCCCATCAATCTATACTTGACAAGTTGGAGAATGAGGAACGTTTGAATTGGAAAGCCGATATGACTGCAATCGTTTTCAATGATGCGCATTCCAGCAAGCTCCCACACTTTTCTTCGAGGACGAGCGTCATTGTTCATGATGGTATGCTAATCAAAACTAAAGACGTACCGACTTACAGACTGTCACAAACGCAATCACGAGACGATTGGGTTGGACCAACTGTAATTAACAATAAGGTTAGGAAGAAGGAATACGAAAGCGAGAATAACGAGAAGAGGGaaatgaagaaaaagaaagcgaaaGGAAAAGACAAGCAAGGCAAGACAGAAAAAAGATCCTCGTTTTAA
- a CDS encoding predicted protein yields the protein MPPALYSIAVLLAISLLRASTSTGSPATACLSANRSLVNSMRIATLVSLYGGYQDYDEEHDDNSDEQDSRGISKSTSSTLSYFAKKSLSLTTKAVTASAQQSGKAAYWAIRPKQVDLNELLGLWRLDQQVILYPNDGPLESSTNLELTPKAVVVTLDGKPVPFSLTFTPARFPKSAKVEFTARTFIPIEDEQPPLFFYKGYVHRKLADLSVIKIKGKIYRVESTGWRGQGIKHVIVGTFLARKRLKLDFFDDDYDDEEGEAYDECSDGGYDGEVVEDVEDIDTLDAERRE from the coding sequence ATGCCGCCAGCATTATATTCGATAGCTGTCCTTCTGGCCATATCACTTCTTCGTGCAAGCACGTCTACAGGATCTCCCGCGACAGCATGTCTTTCCGCGAATAGGTCGCTCGTGAACTCGATGCGGATAGCGACTCTCGTTAGCTTATACGGTGGCTATCAGGATTACGACGAGGAACATGATGATAACTCCGATGAACAAGATTCAAGAGGGATCTCAAAATCAACTTCGTCCACGCTCTCATATTTCGCAAAAAAATCTCTCTCATTGACGACCAAAGCCGTTACTGCGTCCGCACAGCAGTCTGGAAAGGCTGCCTACTGGGCTATACGTCCCAAGCAAGTTGATCTGAACGAGCTACTGGGTCTGTGGCGCCTCGATCAACAGGTTATCTTATATCCGAACGATGGACCCTTAGAGTCCAGCACCAATCTGGAACTAACTCCCAAAGCTGTTGTTGTAACACTTGATGGGAAACCCGTCCCGTTCAGCCTTACCTTTACACCGGCACGATTCCCCAAGTCAGCTAAGGTAGAATTTACGGCTCGTACGTTTATTCCGATTGAAGACGAACAGCCTCCGCTTTTTTTCTACAAAGGATACGTGCACCGTAAATTGGCAGATTTAAGTGTTATCAAGATCAAGGGCAAAATCTATAGAGTCGAAAGTACAGGGTGGAGGGGGCAGGGGATCAAGCACGTGATTGTCGGAACCTTTCTCGCCCGCAAGCGACTCAAGTTGGATTTTTTTGATGATGATtatgatgacgaagaaggaGAGGCGTATGACGAATGTAGCGATGGTGGCTACGATGGGGAGGTCGTTGAAGATGTAGAAGATATCGATACCTTGGATGCCGAGAGAAGGGAATAA